A window from Primulina huaijiensis isolate GDHJ02 chromosome 11, ASM1229523v2, whole genome shotgun sequence encodes these proteins:
- the LOC140987701 gene encoding uncharacterized protein isoform X2: MAFHVSCPITCRKICFCTLGFPRRLQSEEGVKGFLQEVARVEQFLNDPWLIKARENATCQVKVPKVIVSPATLSQIPETPAVGCRAGEGVAASDASAKVKRAGLQKQAAASSSLAEDYARRFESGDKMDYVRDAAGDKRGQSNTKVMCRLCFCGENDGSERTGKMLDCNSCGKKYHRSCLKSWSRNRDLFHWSSWSCPSCRTCEVCRRTGDPNKFMFCKRCDGAYHCYCQQPPHKNVGHGPYLCPKHTKCHSCGSSVPGNGLSVRWFLGYTCCDACGRLFVKGNYCPVCLKVYRDSESTPMVCCDICQRWVHCPCDGISDAKYLQFQVDGNLQYVCATCRGECCQIRNLDEAVQELWKRRDEADKDLIASLRAVAGLPTQEEIFDISPFSDDEEGGSLLSKNENSSSLKFSLKGLGDNSQRKNKEYGKKSSNKKYGKKKVNETSFKHGNDVPQSFEDHMGGLLSGYRTGHEKKEKIPDPVTGNLIEGVFPVDESGVSKRRYVDEVTATSGNKRSRTIKISSNKPHDLTNKEDIGNDSNVAKGAQGPKLVIHLGGRSRNITGTPRSDTSIVRKGQDLTSSNGHYHADPMKTSMLRGKEGHLINIKNDNSEVSDFSDGYESVSPKNKHSALGKRAIEDIESARSGSDILVSRRNNYSSMKYAEDGPTNSGDLNDDNISVPTIPQASEKDHKPHLKFKIPNNSKHGNQTALKEEITYTRGQRSKRRRQAQGDEDTSQWQEDDTMKEFTDANWVLQKLGKDAAGKRVEIHQPSTNSWHRGTVIEVFEGTSTVSIDLDDGNAKNFELGKQGIRFVSQKQKR, translated from the exons atggcTTTTCATGTTTCTTGCCCAATTACCTG TCGAAAGATATGTTTTTGTACACTTGGGTTTCCTCGAAGATTGCAGAGCGAGGAGGGCGTGAAGGGCTTTTTGCAGGAGGTTGCTCGGGTCGAGCAGTTCTTGAACGACCCGTGGTTGATCAAAGCCAGGGAGAATGCGACGTGTCAGGTCAAGGTGCCGAAGGTTATTGTTTCCCCCGCTACGCTGTCGCAAATTCCGGAAACCCCTGCGGTGGGATGTAGAGCTGGGGAGGGAGTGGCAGCGTCTGATGCTTCCGCAAAGGTGAAGAGAGCGGGGCTGCAGAAACAAGCTGCCGCCTCCTCAAGCCTGGCTGAGGATTATGCGAGGAGGTTTGAGTCTGGTGATAAGATG GATTATGTGAGAGATGCAGCTGGAGACAAGAGGGGTCAATCAAATACGAAAGTAATGTGCCGGCTGTGCTTTTGTGGGGAAAATGACGGGAGTGAAAGGACGGGAAAAATGCTAGATTGCAATAGTTGTGGCAAGAAGTATCACAGGAGCTGTCTAAAATCTTGGTCTCGAAATAGAG ATCTCTTTCACTGGAGTTCTTGGAGTTGCCCCTCATGCCGAACATGTGAG GTTTGTCGAAGGACCGGAGATCcaaataaatttatgttttgtaaaagatGTGATGGTGCATACCATTGTTACTGCCAGCAACCTCCACATAAG AATGTTGGCCACGGTCCTTATTTGTGTCCAAAGCATACTAAGTGTCACAGCTGTGGTTCTTCTGTCCCTGGAAATGGTCTAAGTGTTCG GTGGTTTCTGGGGTATACTTGTTGTGATGCTTGTGGAAGATTATTTGTTAAGGGAAATTACTGCCCTGTTTGTTTGAAG GTCTATAGAGATTCCGAGTCAACACCGATGGTGTGCTGTGATATCTGCCAACGCTGGGTACACTGTCCCTGTGATGGGATCAG TGATGCCAAGTACCTTCAATTTCAAGTTGATGGAAATCTCCAATATGTGTGCGCTACTTGTCGTGGAGAATGCTGCCAG ATTAGGAATCTTGACGAGGCTGTTCAGGAGCTTTGGAAAAGAAGAGACGAAGCCGATAAGGATTTGATCGCTAGCTTGAGGGCAGTTGCTGGTTTGCCAACTCAGGAAGAAATATTTGACATTTCACCCTTTTCAGATGATGAAGAGGGTGGATCTCTGTTGTCAAAGAATGAAAACAGCAGTTCATTGAAGTTCTCTCTTAAAGGGTTAGGTGATAACTCTCAAAGAAAGAACAAAGAATATGGAAAAAAGTCCTCGAACAAGAAATACGGAAAGAAAAAAGTGAATGAAACATCTTTTAAACATGGAAATGATGTTCCCCAGAGTTTTGAAGATCACATGGGTGGACTATTGTCTGGATACAGAACTGGTcatgaaaagaaagaaaaaattccTGATCCTGTGACTGGAAATTTAATTGAAGGTGTTTTTCCGGTTGATGAGTCCGGTGTCTCTAAACGCAGATATGTCGATGAGGTTACGGCAACTAGTGGAAATAAGAGGTCAAGAACAATCAAAATAAGTAGTAATAAACCTCATGATTTGACTAACAAGGAGGACATTGGCAACGACAGTAATGTGGCTAAGGGTGCTCAAGGACCAAAGCTAGTTATACATTTGGGTGGACGAAGCAGAAATATCACTGGTACTCCCAGATCTGACACTTCAATTGTTAGAAAGGGACAAGATTTGACTTCATCAAATG GCCATTACCATGCCGACCCTATGAAAACTTCCATGTTACGAGGAAAAGAGGGTCACTTGATTAACATCAAGAATGACAATTCGGAAGTCTCCGACTTTTCTGATGGGTATGAGTCTGTTTCTCCAAAGAATAAGCATTCGGCACTTGGTAAAAGGGCCATCGAAGATATTGAATCTGCAAGGAGTGGATCAGATATCCTAGTTAGCAGGAGGAACAATTATTCTTCTATGAAGTATGCAGAAGATGGCCCTACTAATTCTGGAGACTTGAACGATGACAACATCAGCGTTCCAACGATTCCACAGGCTTCAGAGAAAGATCATAAGCCTCACTTGAAGTTCAAAATTCCCAACAATTCAAAGCATGGAAACCAGACTGCCCTGAAGGAAGAGATAACATATACCAGGGGTCAAAGATCAAAACGTAGGAGACAAGCACAAGGAGATGAAGATACATCTCAATGGCAAGAAGACGACACAATGAAGGAGTTCACTGATGCTAACTGGGTATTACAGAAACTAGGAAAAGATGCTGCAGGGAAAAGGGTGGAAATTCATCAGCCTTCCACAAACTCCTG GCACAGGGGAACAGTAATAGAAGTCTTTGAGGGTACATCAACTGTCTCCATAGATCTTGATGATGGAAACGCCAAGAATTTTGAACTGGGGAAGCAAGGAATTCGTTTCGTGTCTCAGAAGCAAAAACGTTGA
- the LOC140987701 gene encoding uncharacterized protein isoform X1 — MAFHVSCPITCRKICFCTLGFPRRLQSEEGVKGFLQEVARVEQFLNDPWLIKARENATCQVKVPKVIVSPATLSQIPETPAVGCRAGEGVAASDASAKVKRAGLQKQAAASSSLAEDYARRFESGDKMQDYVRDAAGDKRGQSNTKVMCRLCFCGENDGSERTGKMLDCNSCGKKYHRSCLKSWSRNRDLFHWSSWSCPSCRTCEVCRRTGDPNKFMFCKRCDGAYHCYCQQPPHKNVGHGPYLCPKHTKCHSCGSSVPGNGLSVRWFLGYTCCDACGRLFVKGNYCPVCLKVYRDSESTPMVCCDICQRWVHCPCDGISDAKYLQFQVDGNLQYVCATCRGECCQIRNLDEAVQELWKRRDEADKDLIASLRAVAGLPTQEEIFDISPFSDDEEGGSLLSKNENSSSLKFSLKGLGDNSQRKNKEYGKKSSNKKYGKKKVNETSFKHGNDVPQSFEDHMGGLLSGYRTGHEKKEKIPDPVTGNLIEGVFPVDESGVSKRRYVDEVTATSGNKRSRTIKISSNKPHDLTNKEDIGNDSNVAKGAQGPKLVIHLGGRSRNITGTPRSDTSIVRKGQDLTSSNGHYHADPMKTSMLRGKEGHLINIKNDNSEVSDFSDGYESVSPKNKHSALGKRAIEDIESARSGSDILVSRRNNYSSMKYAEDGPTNSGDLNDDNISVPTIPQASEKDHKPHLKFKIPNNSKHGNQTALKEEITYTRGQRSKRRRQAQGDEDTSQWQEDDTMKEFTDANWVLQKLGKDAAGKRVEIHQPSTNSWHRGTVIEVFEGTSTVSIDLDDGNAKNFELGKQGIRFVSQKQKR, encoded by the exons atggcTTTTCATGTTTCTTGCCCAATTACCTG TCGAAAGATATGTTTTTGTACACTTGGGTTTCCTCGAAGATTGCAGAGCGAGGAGGGCGTGAAGGGCTTTTTGCAGGAGGTTGCTCGGGTCGAGCAGTTCTTGAACGACCCGTGGTTGATCAAAGCCAGGGAGAATGCGACGTGTCAGGTCAAGGTGCCGAAGGTTATTGTTTCCCCCGCTACGCTGTCGCAAATTCCGGAAACCCCTGCGGTGGGATGTAGAGCTGGGGAGGGAGTGGCAGCGTCTGATGCTTCCGCAAAGGTGAAGAGAGCGGGGCTGCAGAAACAAGCTGCCGCCTCCTCAAGCCTGGCTGAGGATTATGCGAGGAGGTTTGAGTCTGGTGATAAGATG CAGGATTATGTGAGAGATGCAGCTGGAGACAAGAGGGGTCAATCAAATACGAAAGTAATGTGCCGGCTGTGCTTTTGTGGGGAAAATGACGGGAGTGAAAGGACGGGAAAAATGCTAGATTGCAATAGTTGTGGCAAGAAGTATCACAGGAGCTGTCTAAAATCTTGGTCTCGAAATAGAG ATCTCTTTCACTGGAGTTCTTGGAGTTGCCCCTCATGCCGAACATGTGAG GTTTGTCGAAGGACCGGAGATCcaaataaatttatgttttgtaaaagatGTGATGGTGCATACCATTGTTACTGCCAGCAACCTCCACATAAG AATGTTGGCCACGGTCCTTATTTGTGTCCAAAGCATACTAAGTGTCACAGCTGTGGTTCTTCTGTCCCTGGAAATGGTCTAAGTGTTCG GTGGTTTCTGGGGTATACTTGTTGTGATGCTTGTGGAAGATTATTTGTTAAGGGAAATTACTGCCCTGTTTGTTTGAAG GTCTATAGAGATTCCGAGTCAACACCGATGGTGTGCTGTGATATCTGCCAACGCTGGGTACACTGTCCCTGTGATGGGATCAG TGATGCCAAGTACCTTCAATTTCAAGTTGATGGAAATCTCCAATATGTGTGCGCTACTTGTCGTGGAGAATGCTGCCAG ATTAGGAATCTTGACGAGGCTGTTCAGGAGCTTTGGAAAAGAAGAGACGAAGCCGATAAGGATTTGATCGCTAGCTTGAGGGCAGTTGCTGGTTTGCCAACTCAGGAAGAAATATTTGACATTTCACCCTTTTCAGATGATGAAGAGGGTGGATCTCTGTTGTCAAAGAATGAAAACAGCAGTTCATTGAAGTTCTCTCTTAAAGGGTTAGGTGATAACTCTCAAAGAAAGAACAAAGAATATGGAAAAAAGTCCTCGAACAAGAAATACGGAAAGAAAAAAGTGAATGAAACATCTTTTAAACATGGAAATGATGTTCCCCAGAGTTTTGAAGATCACATGGGTGGACTATTGTCTGGATACAGAACTGGTcatgaaaagaaagaaaaaattccTGATCCTGTGACTGGAAATTTAATTGAAGGTGTTTTTCCGGTTGATGAGTCCGGTGTCTCTAAACGCAGATATGTCGATGAGGTTACGGCAACTAGTGGAAATAAGAGGTCAAGAACAATCAAAATAAGTAGTAATAAACCTCATGATTTGACTAACAAGGAGGACATTGGCAACGACAGTAATGTGGCTAAGGGTGCTCAAGGACCAAAGCTAGTTATACATTTGGGTGGACGAAGCAGAAATATCACTGGTACTCCCAGATCTGACACTTCAATTGTTAGAAAGGGACAAGATTTGACTTCATCAAATG GCCATTACCATGCCGACCCTATGAAAACTTCCATGTTACGAGGAAAAGAGGGTCACTTGATTAACATCAAGAATGACAATTCGGAAGTCTCCGACTTTTCTGATGGGTATGAGTCTGTTTCTCCAAAGAATAAGCATTCGGCACTTGGTAAAAGGGCCATCGAAGATATTGAATCTGCAAGGAGTGGATCAGATATCCTAGTTAGCAGGAGGAACAATTATTCTTCTATGAAGTATGCAGAAGATGGCCCTACTAATTCTGGAGACTTGAACGATGACAACATCAGCGTTCCAACGATTCCACAGGCTTCAGAGAAAGATCATAAGCCTCACTTGAAGTTCAAAATTCCCAACAATTCAAAGCATGGAAACCAGACTGCCCTGAAGGAAGAGATAACATATACCAGGGGTCAAAGATCAAAACGTAGGAGACAAGCACAAGGAGATGAAGATACATCTCAATGGCAAGAAGACGACACAATGAAGGAGTTCACTGATGCTAACTGGGTATTACAGAAACTAGGAAAAGATGCTGCAGGGAAAAGGGTGGAAATTCATCAGCCTTCCACAAACTCCTG GCACAGGGGAACAGTAATAGAAGTCTTTGAGGGTACATCAACTGTCTCCATAGATCTTGATGATGGAAACGCCAAGAATTTTGAACTGGGGAAGCAAGGAATTCGTTTCGTGTCTCAGAAGCAAAAACGTTGA